One Parasphingorhabdus cellanae genomic region harbors:
- a CDS encoding transporter: MTSQRLIPLTAFIALPVAAFYGGSASAATDDETATDQVRPAPPLTAAEAEAESARILARLKALQSPVVKQQREPEKLPTTLTVAPIEQPPANPPLAAKAPIEIAQAEKPPIEQPAMQASAQKPAAKVTDQETTNITAALQAIQSELSEQKALIASQNALIQSQNDKIKQLELHNQLVRAAVPVETPFALSQMRAAGIQPSQVETASVQIGTSPDDELTMPDGPVGEAPPAANNIEQKVEAVPEGQGVLTPRGQFVLDPSIEYTRSSTNRLVFRGIELIPGIQIGAIEASDADRDTIIGTFAMRYGLTNRLEIEGRIPALYRKDRIQVVQQRDEQITREVGLEETGIGDAEISLRYQLNRPKPQSPIWVAGLRVKTDTGTSPYEIPFDEFGVATGLATGSGFWGVQPSLSFLLPSDPVVIYGGTGYLWNIERNINKVVGDVLVGKVDPGDAINASVGFGFALNPRFSFSLGYRHNYIFSTKTQLGDTLQESNDIQVGSLNFGMSYRLSQKQSLNLGFQFGVTEDAPDVSIVARIPFRF; encoded by the coding sequence ATGACTAGCCAACGTTTAATCCCCCTAACCGCCTTTATCGCCCTTCCTGTCGCCGCCTTTTATGGCGGATCAGCCTCGGCGGCCACGGATGACGAAACCGCAACGGACCAGGTGCGCCCTGCACCCCCGTTAACCGCTGCCGAAGCCGAAGCAGAATCGGCCCGGATCCTCGCTCGATTAAAGGCGCTGCAATCGCCCGTCGTAAAGCAGCAGCGGGAGCCAGAGAAACTTCCAACCACGCTGACCGTCGCGCCGATCGAACAACCGCCGGCCAATCCCCCATTGGCTGCGAAGGCGCCGATCGAAATCGCGCAAGCCGAAAAGCCACCAATAGAACAACCGGCAATGCAAGCGTCAGCCCAAAAGCCCGCGGCAAAAGTCACTGATCAGGAAACAACCAATATCACTGCTGCCTTGCAGGCGATCCAATCGGAGTTGTCGGAACAGAAAGCGCTGATCGCCAGCCAGAATGCGCTGATCCAGTCGCAGAATGACAAGATCAAGCAACTGGAATTGCACAATCAACTGGTGCGTGCAGCCGTGCCGGTCGAAACCCCTTTTGCCCTGTCGCAAATGCGCGCAGCCGGCATTCAGCCCAGCCAGGTCGAAACCGCATCGGTGCAAATCGGCACATCACCGGATGACGAGCTGACCATGCCGGATGGCCCGGTTGGCGAGGCACCACCAGCGGCGAATAATATCGAACAAAAGGTCGAAGCCGTGCCAGAGGGACAAGGCGTGCTGACACCGCGCGGGCAGTTCGTGCTCGATCCATCGATCGAATATACCAGATCCTCCACCAACCGGCTCGTCTTTCGCGGGATTGAGTTGATCCCCGGCATTCAAATTGGCGCGATTGAAGCCAGTGACGCGGACCGCGATACCATTATCGGAACTTTTGCCATGCGCTATGGCCTGACCAACCGGCTTGAAATCGAGGGTCGCATACCCGCGCTCTATCGCAAGGACAGGATACAGGTTGTCCAGCAGCGCGACGAACAGATTACCCGCGAAGTTGGTCTCGAAGAAACCGGCATTGGTGACGCGGAAATCTCGCTGCGCTATCAATTGAACCGGCCCAAACCACAAAGCCCGATCTGGGTCGCCGGCCTGCGCGTCAAGACCGATACCGGAACCAGCCCCTATGAAATTCCGTTTGACGAATTTGGTGTGGCAACCGGTCTGGCCACCGGTTCCGGCTTTTGGGGCGTGCAGCCCAGCCTCAGCTTCCTGCTCCCTTCCGACCCGGTCGTGATCTATGGCGGCACTGGCTATTTGTGGAATATCGAGCGTAACATCAACAAGGTCGTCGGCGATGTCTTGGTCGGCAAGGTTGATCCTGGTGACGCCATCAACGCCAGCGTCGGCTTTGGCTTTGCGCTTAATCCGCGCTTTTCCTTTTCGCTAGGCTATCGTCATAATTACATATTCTCGACCAAAACCCAGCTCGGCGACACGTTGCAGGAAAGCAATGACATCCAGGTCGGATCGCTCAACTTCGGCATGTCTTATCGCCTCAGCCAAAAGCAATCGCTGAACCTCGGTTTCCAATTTGGTGTGACCGAGGATGCACCGGATGTCAGCATCGTCGCGCGCATACCGTTCCGCTTTTAA
- a CDS encoding helix-turn-helix domain-containing protein has protein sequence MQSLITAPAMMQELHSNLRSTTLRFRAGQLIFDEGQKATRWYEVIQGTVRTCRFHMDGHRHLTGFFFSGDVFGADHGTYGTAAEAVTDVVVRCYRVGDITDDSTPKPQLDEAVSILFRAMSTAQRYLFIMGHRTASERLAAFLLCLKQQANDDPNIFVPMSRSDIADFLGLTVHTVSRTFTDLARRGLIEINGRDSVIITDNAGLCRLAGEYQDSMTPDVDTDIHPAADLCLGELSAA, from the coding sequence ATGCAATCGCTAATCACCGCACCTGCCATGATGCAGGAGCTTCATTCTAACCTGCGCTCGACCACTTTACGGTTTCGCGCAGGACAACTGATATTTGACGAAGGTCAGAAAGCCACCCGCTGGTACGAAGTGATCCAGGGGACGGTTCGCACCTGCCGATTCCATATGGATGGCCACCGGCATTTGACCGGTTTCTTTTTCAGCGGCGATGTTTTCGGCGCTGACCATGGCACTTATGGCACCGCAGCAGAGGCGGTCACGGACGTGGTCGTGCGCTGTTACCGGGTCGGCGACATTACCGACGACTCCACGCCAAAGCCGCAACTGGACGAAGCGGTGTCGATATTGTTTCGCGCAATGTCGACGGCTCAGCGCTATCTGTTCATCATGGGACACCGGACAGCGTCTGAAAGACTGGCCGCTTTTCTGTTGTGCCTGAAGCAGCAAGCCAATGATGATCCCAATATTTTTGTGCCGATGTCGCGCAGTGACATAGCCGATTTCCTCGGCCTTACGGTGCACACGGTCAGTCGGACCTTTACCGACCTGGCGCGCCGCGGCCTGATCGAAATTAATGGCCGGGACTCGGTGATCATCACAGATAATGCCGGACTGTGCCGCCTTGCTGGCGAATATCAGGACAGCATGACGCCTGATGTCGACACCGACATTCACCCCGCAGCAGATTTATGCCTCGGCGAGCTATCCGCCGCTTGA
- a CDS encoding helix-turn-helix domain-containing protein, which yields MLQQESLTNGPVLTLREHEILEFIAQGLSTKEVAQHIDIAPRTVDRHVENVRLKLRAKNRTHMVACAVMEGLLRVDNEDHGKVLSDDAL from the coding sequence ATGTTACAGCAAGAGAGTTTGACCAATGGTCCCGTACTCACGCTGAGAGAGCATGAGATATTGGAATTTATTGCTCAGGGATTGTCGACCAAGGAAGTGGCGCAGCATATTGATATCGCGCCGCGCACCGTCGACCGTCATGTCGAGAATGTACGACTAAAATTACGAGCAAAGAACCGGACACATATGGTCGCTTGCGCTGTGATGGAGGGATTGCTGCGCGTTGACAACGAAGATCATGGCAAAGTGCTCAGTGATGATGCGCTGTAG
- a CDS encoding serine hydrolase domain-containing protein, with the protein MTANIGGTTTAKFERLKDEFARNFAERGEVGASVCVSVNGETVADLWGGVADPATNTPWERDTISIVFSCTKAATALCAHILIDRGLLKLHAPVSDYWPEFAQNGKEATTVQMMLNHESAVPALREPVKPGGYLDWDYMIKRLEDEEPFWEPGTRNGYHMVSFGWTVGELVRRVSGKSLGQFFQVEVAGPLNADFWIGLPDDITHPIAPIIMATPDPSAELSPFTKKLLTDPQSIQALSFLNSGGWNQNDPIAHKAEIGGAGGLSNARGQVAMYEPLALGGSHKGVTLVSPERLAHMGQVSTATQIDATLLAPTRFASGFMKSMDNRAYPGGDQMSAVIGDAAFGHVGAGGSIGFADPDYGLAFSYTMNQMGMGLLLNDRGQSLVDATYAILNESR; encoded by the coding sequence ATGACAGCAAATATCGGCGGCACGACAACTGCAAAATTTGAACGTCTAAAAGACGAGTTCGCACGTAACTTTGCCGAGCGCGGTGAAGTCGGGGCGTCGGTTTGTGTCAGCGTTAATGGTGAAACGGTTGCTGACCTCTGGGGCGGCGTTGCTGATCCGGCGACCAATACGCCTTGGGAGCGCGATACAATTTCGATCGTTTTCTCTTGTACAAAGGCGGCGACAGCCTTGTGCGCGCATATATTGATTGATCGCGGCTTATTGAAGCTACACGCGCCGGTTTCGGACTATTGGCCTGAATTTGCCCAAAATGGCAAAGAGGCAACCACTGTCCAAATGATGCTCAACCACGAAAGCGCGGTTCCTGCGCTACGCGAACCGGTGAAACCGGGCGGCTATCTTGATTGGGATTATATGATCAAGCGGCTGGAGGATGAAGAGCCGTTTTGGGAACCGGGAACCCGTAATGGCTATCATATGGTCAGTTTTGGCTGGACGGTGGGAGAGCTGGTCCGGCGCGTTTCAGGTAAGTCGCTGGGGCAATTTTTTCAGGTTGAGGTCGCTGGGCCTCTAAATGCTGATTTCTGGATTGGATTGCCCGACGATATCACGCATCCGATCGCGCCGATCATCATGGCGACGCCAGATCCGTCGGCAGAGCTAAGCCCTTTCACCAAAAAACTGCTCACTGACCCGCAATCGATCCAGGCGCTTTCATTCCTCAATAGCGGCGGCTGGAACCAAAATGATCCTATAGCCCATAAAGCTGAAATCGGCGGGGCCGGGGGATTGTCCAATGCGCGCGGTCAGGTGGCGATGTATGAACCGCTTGCGCTTGGCGGTTCTCACAAAGGCGTGACATTGGTTTCACCCGAACGATTGGCGCACATGGGCCAAGTGTCCACAGCGACACAGATTGATGCGACCTTGCTTGCACCCACTCGCTTTGCCTCAGGTTTCATGAAATCAATGGACAACCGTGCCTATCCAGGCGGTGACCAAATGTCTGCCGTTATCGGTGATGCAGCCTTCGGTCATGTCGGCGCGGGCGGCTCCATTGGTTTTGCTGACCCGGATTATGGTTTGGCGTTTAGCTATACAATGAACCAGATGGGCATGGGATTGCTGCTCAATGATCGTGGTCAATCATTGGTCGATGCTACCTATGCGATATTAAACGAATCAAGATAG
- the sciP gene encoding CtrA inhibitor SciP produces MIENQRPRPAIVIGPLGEAMTKDDLPHPSTTRWVVRRKAEVVAAVNGGMLTTDEACDRYNLSLEEFISWQQAIERAGMPGLRVTHLQDNREHYQRA; encoded by the coding sequence ATGATCGAGAACCAACGTCCAAGACCAGCTATTGTCATTGGTCCCCTAGGCGAAGCCATGACCAAGGATGATTTACCTCATCCGTCGACCACCCGGTGGGTCGTGCGCAGAAAAGCCGAAGTTGTTGCAGCTGTTAACGGCGGCATGCTGACTACCGATGAAGCGTGTGATCGCTACAATCTCTCGCTAGAGGAATTTATCTCGTGGCAGCAGGCGATTGAGCGTGCAGGTATGCCAGGATTGCGAGTGACGCACTTGCAGGATAACCGGGAACATTATCAGAGAGCCTGA